Proteins co-encoded in one Sulfuricaulis limicola genomic window:
- a CDS encoding DUF2782 domain-containing protein yields MRLASLLILAVLLAPALAAEPAANGVKKPAPAASVPAPPPPPENYNPPAAPELPDAGQPEPEVTITTKGTEIHEEYRLNGRLYMIKVVPKKGKPYYLIDQEGSGQFRRSDFESRIAIPTWVIKRF; encoded by the coding sequence ATGCGCCTTGCCTCTTTGCTCATTCTCGCGGTCCTGCTGGCGCCGGCGCTGGCGGCCGAGCCGGCGGCGAACGGGGTCAAAAAACCGGCCCCCGCCGCCAGTGTGCCGGCACCACCACCGCCGCCGGAAAACTACAACCCGCCGGCGGCCCCCGAACTGCCGGACGCCGGCCAGCCGGAACCGGAAGTGACCATCACCACCAAGGGCACGGAAATCCACGAGGAGTACCGGCTGAACGGACGGCTCTACATGATCAAAGTGGTTCCGAAGAAGGGCAAGCCTTATTACCTCATCGATCAGGAAGGCAGCGGGCAATTCCGCCGCAGCGACTTCGAATCGCGCATTGCCATTCCCACCTGGGTGATCAAGCGCTTCTGA